The Leifsonia sp. 1010 genome segment GCCCGAGAAGGCATCCACCTCTCCCCTGGGCCGCATCGCGACCCGTCGGATCACGGACGCCTCCGCGCAGCCGAACCCGCAGGAGTTCCTGTTCCACCTGGGGCAGACGTACGCCCCCGGCGACACGGACTTCGCCTGGACCCGGTTGACGCTGTGGCGCGCCCAGCTCGCCGCGGTGCTCGACCAGCCGCCGTACGAGCCGATCACCGGCGTCGACGTGGCCGGCGCGGCCGACTCGCCGTCCACGCTGCTCCTCGCCGCCTGGCTGCGGCTCCAGCTGCAGGTGCCTGTGCAGTACGACCTCGCCTCGCGTGCGATCGGTTCCGGCGGCATCCACGGTGTCAAGATGGAGCGCGCGTCCGGCGTGATCGAGCTGCAGCGCGAGATCCCGAACGTCGCTCGTCTGTCGCAGCCGGGTCAGCCCTCGCACGACCTCTCCCTGCCACGCCGCAGTCTTCGTGACTGCCTGGCGGAAGAACTGCGTAGGCTGGACCCGGACGACCTCTACGGCGAGGTCATCACCAAGGGTCTCGCACTGCTGGAGACCTCCGACGAAGGAGCAGGCGCCAGGGCATGACGAACGAACGGCGGGTGCTCGTCCACCCCGACAAGGAGGCCCTGACCGCGTCGGTGGCCGCACGCTTCCTCACCAAGACGATCGACATCGTCGACGACCTGGGAGCGGCGAACATCGCTCTCACGGGAGGGACGATGGGCATCGCGGTGCTGGAGGCGGTCAACGCCTCCCCCGCCCGCGACACCATCGACTGGTCGAAGGTGCACTTCTGGTGGGGAGACGAGCGGTTCGTGCCGCGCGACGACCCCGACCGCAACGAGCGCCAGGCCCGCGAGGCCCTGCTCGACCACATCGCGGTCCCGCCGGAGAACGTGCACCCCTTCCCGTCGTCGGACGAGACGCCGGACATCGACGAGGCCGCCCGCCTGTACGCAGCCGAGCTCGAGGCGTTCGCGCACGAAGGCTGGCCGGTGCCGAAGTTCGACATCACCTTCCTCGGCGTCGGTCCCGACGGCCACATCGCGTCGCTGTTCCCCGACCGCCCCGGCATCCGCGAGGAGAAGGCGTCGGTGATCGCCGTGCGCGACTCGCCGAAGCCGCCGCCGCAGCGGCTGAGCCTCACCCGCCCGGTGATCAACTCGTCCGACCGTATCTGGCTGGTGCTTTCCGGTACCGACAAGGCCAGCGCCCTCGGGCTCGCCCTCGCCGGCGCCAGCTACACCGAGGTCCCGGTCGCGGGTGCCAAGGGCCGTAAGCGCACCGTGTTTTTCGTGGACAAGGATGCCGCGGTCGACGTGCCCGAGAACCTCATCGCACCCAGCTACTGACCCGCTCCCGCAGCGTCGTCAGCCGCGCGCAGGGCGCGCCGGTCAATGGTCCGCGACTGCGGATCGCACGCCGGTCGTGCCCTGCCGCGGCGATGCGGCGGTCGAACGCGTGCGTCAGCAGGTGCAGGTAGAACGCCAGCAGGCGAGCCGCTTCGTCTCGCACCTCCGCCTCCCGGGCGTCGAGGTCGAGTTCGTCCACCCAGCGCTGCAGCTCGGCGAACGTCACCCGGAGCCGGAGCGCCTGGCGAGCATCCGCCGCCGTCGTCACATCGATGTCGTCGCAGCGCGCGAGCAGCAGGTCCGCCTTCTCGGCAGCGCCGACGGCCTCGTCCAGCA includes the following:
- the pgl gene encoding 6-phosphogluconolactonase, encoding MTNERRVLVHPDKEALTASVAARFLTKTIDIVDDLGAANIALTGGTMGIAVLEAVNASPARDTIDWSKVHFWWGDERFVPRDDPDRNERQAREALLDHIAVPPENVHPFPSSDETPDIDEAARLYAAELEAFAHEGWPVPKFDITFLGVGPDGHIASLFPDRPGIREEKASVIAVRDSPKPPPQRLSLTRPVINSSDRIWLVLSGTDKASALGLALAGASYTEVPVAGAKGRKRTVFFVDKDAAVDVPENLIAPSY
- a CDS encoding glucose-6-phosphate dehydrogenase assembly protein OpcA, which codes for MIVDLPATTVSNISKALVKIREEGGAVALGRVLTLIIATHLGQEEEAIEAANDASREHPMRVIVVSTEEERTHNGDGRLDAQIRVGGDAGASEVIVLRAYGETASDEEGLVTGLLLPDAPVVVWWPGIAPEKASTSPLGRIATRRITDASAQPNPQEFLFHLGQTYAPGDTDFAWTRLTLWRAQLAAVLDQPPYEPITGVDVAGAADSPSTLLLAAWLRLQLQVPVQYDLASRAIGSGGIHGVKMERASGVIELQREIPNVARLSQPGQPSHDLSLPRRSLRDCLAEELRRLDPDDLYGEVITKGLALLETSDEGAGARA